The stretch of DNA ATTAGGAGTTGGAAAGATCCGGATGCCAGACATTGGATATCGACAACCTAGCTGAGACCTTAAAATCACAAGGTGTTTTTAAGTTTGCAAGCCTATGGTTGTGCTAGCTTGTGCTTTTCCCTCGTTGCTATTGCATAAGCTGTGCTAACTCTCAGTTACATGTATTTCCAATGAGATATatgccatgaaaaatgctatCCAAACATTTATATATGCCTTTATGAATGTGAACCTgggggcttttttttttttctttgaaattatgttttggTCCATCAACATTCAATGATATTGCTCTCCGTTCATTGTGTTGTGGACAATATCTACATTATCTGATTAAGCCATCCGCTTGCTAGATTTATTATGTAAAGTTTTCTGTGTGCAGGTAACAGGGCCATGCAGTCAAAGCTGTATTCTGATGCAATCGAGTTGTATACTTGTGCTATAGCACTTCGCGAAAATAATGCTGTCTACTACTGTAACAGGTGCTCTACTACTGTTTAGATTTACTAATCTTTATTGTTTTAGTTCTCACAGAGTGGCTCACATTGAGTGTTGTCCTTTTGATTATGTCTGTATGTTTGTgtaattcttcaaaattttatgCCTGGAGTATGGGATAAACACAATTTACATCCTCAAACTACTAGGAGTTTTGCTGTACCCCAAACTACTAAAACTGACACTTTGCACCCTACTATCAATATTGTTCCACATGACCTAtttttcatccatcttaatGTTCAACATTGAAGGAATATGCAAAGTGTCAGGTCTTGGTAGTTGGAAGGTGTAGTGGGTCAATTTTTGGTAGTTTGGGGTACAAAGCTCCTTGTAGTTGGAGGGTGTAAAATGTACTGGTCTCctaaaatatagaataattttCAACACCGTGATGCATGTCAACTACTGTTGTTAAAACTTCATGGAAAAATCCATTCCCCAGCCAACCGCATCTTGcccaggaaaaagaaaaagtccaTTCCCCAGCATCAAATCTAGATACCAATGAAAGGTAGTCTAAATTGGGGTTTAGGTAATATTGATGCTGTATACATAAGGTTGTTCAGGTCGTATACAATGCCAAATGATGGTAAAGTCTGTTGTAaacaatgagaaaaataaatatctaaAGGTGAATTAGAATTCTAAACCCAACCTTCCACGTCAAGGTGACCCAAGTCATCACACCATCTAACCTCCTCCCCCACACCCCTCCATCCCTCCCTCCTCCCCCACAACACACACCAGATGAACACAGGCATACTTTGGGACCAAATTCAATCTATTGTAATGTTCAATATATCTCAATTacgaagaagagaaaaaaattcaaaggacATTTGCTGTTCACTTGATGACATTTAGCAGGAACTTTTCTTCAAATGCTTTAAATTTATTGCTATAATTAGACAGTCATGCCTTGCTTGTTGaacattatttctttttatctgtttttcataatttcaaacttaTTAGATTTTTGTATTCTTTAGAATGCAAATATAGATTCATTAACATGATGTGTGAAACTCAGAGCAGCTGCTTACACTCAGATCCACCAATACACTGAAGCAATCAGAGACTGCATGAAATCCATTGAAATTAACCCAAGTTATAGCAAGGCATACAGTCGTCTGGGTTTGGCTTATTATGCACAAGGGAACTACAGTGATGCTAtcaataaaggatttaaaaaaggtTGGTGACAGATTAATTTCTTAGTGCCAGTCATTGcgtagtacttttttttataatgcttTCAGTTTTTTCCCTGCATCCCTGTTGGAGAAAAGTAGAGGTTGAACTATAACAATTAAGACATTTatatgcatcatgcatgcatactaATGTATCAGTTGGGGGTAATTAATAAAGGGATTTTCCATTGGCGGTGGTGGACTCTCCTAGCATACGATGGTGGAATCCTTATAAATCCAAAACTGTTCAGATAAAGTCTGCAAGTCTTAATGGAGGACAACTTCAGACTTCCTTGAAATGATTGAGCAAAATGATCTCTATCTTCCCTTATATTTGAACAGTTAACAGATGAAAGATAAAATGCTATgcttattttttgaaaacagaACTCTTATgctcattttttattaacaaaaattttGCCTATATTTTCATCTTGTTTTCTCTAGGGGCGAACGCAAGGAAAGTTATGCCAAACTTTGGTTCTTTGGTTCTTTGATGCTTAGTTTGTTTGTGTGTCATTTGTGTTTGGGCTTGACTCAAGCTCAGATGTCTCTGCTTGAGCTTATCATTATCGTGAAAAGGGTATTGAAAGCTTGAACTTGATTTTAATGGTGTAATTAGGTagtctctcttcttcttcttgttttcccCCTTCTATTGGAgatataaagaagaaatatgTCAACAGTGCATAACACGACTAATAAGAAAGAAGGGGACAAAATATACACATGTACAGAAGTGAAGCATGTGACCTATTCGTTTCCCTAGTAACTGTGCGACTTGAGCTGGTGATGAGTTCAACCACCTTGTCAAGTGGCCTAAGACCTGCACTTTAATTCATAAAGCAGTTCAAGGATTAAAAACTTAGTCATGTTTAACAAGGCAATTTTGGGCGAATGGCTATGGAGGTACCGGGTATGCCATGGAGAGGGAAGGCCTTGTGTCGATCAATGGTGGAAGCAAAATTCGGTAGCATGTGGGGGAGGATGGGCTTCAAATGAGGTTAATTGCCCTTTTGCTTGGAGTGTGGAAAAATATCAGAAGGGGATGAGGAGATTATTCTCGTTTTATTAGTTTTGAGGTGGTGTATGGGTTGAAAGTTAGATTTTGAAATATGATGTCGGTGTGGAGATCAACCTATGAAGATGGTGTTCCCGGTATTGTTTAGTAATTTTAGCTGTAATGAGGCTTCGGTTGCAGCACTTGAGCAGTTGGACAATATACCACGATGGAACAGTACTTTATCGGATCAGCATTTGATTTGGAGacgtatttattattttattgagaatattttgtaaGGATAGGGAGGGAGGGGGGTAAAAATTGGTTGGATTCCTACCAAAACCAGTCCTTTGAGGTTAAATCCTTTTACCGTACGCTCAACCCTCATATACAgtagataatttgagaaagggATGGGTGATAATatggactggtgttgtatgtgtaggcGGAATGATCACTTCTTTCATCAACTTTTAATGGTGGTTGGACCCACCTGTGgttagcccaagtggtaagggtgaACTTGTTTGCATGTGCCCCATGTCATTAGTTTGATTACCCTTGGGATCAAACTGCAATTTTAGTGGGAGGCCATAGTGGTCggttgctgtgctagtctccccgggGTTTAGgctccatgggtgagtcctaagggctctgccgtggggtggttccccTGGGTTATACCCCAAGGGGTCGGTGGACATACTGGTAATATCCTTTGCGAAGACGATATCATTGAAGTGTGGAGGATGTTTCTGCATATGCCGGGACCACAATGCTAGAACCTTTGAAGACGGAGAGAGGACAGTGTTAGATTTAAAAGCCATTATGCTCAAATCCCTTCATAGATGGATGGCTACTCATAATTTCTCTCAATTTCCCGCTCTGCTacacattcttttgtttttgtttttgtttttttttttgaacaagttcatctacatattaaaaaatgctATCTCCAgaataatatttgaataatcctTTAACTAGGTAAAAGACATGTCGTGTTTGTATAGTCAGTAGGGTTCctcgtcataaaaaaaatattaagaacaaTCCTTCATTGGGTATCAAAATAGGTCTCATTTTTAAGTTATCGTTTTTGGCTCGATTAAGAACTGTAGTAAAATTATCTCTAATTGTGAGATTTTGCCTTTTCAGCAATGGAATTAGATCCTGATAATGACTCTGTCAAGGAAAATATTCGGGTTGGTTCTTCTATtcctatttcttctttttcctcttcaacTTTATCTTTATCATAGCATTGTTGTTATCAGGTTGCGGAGCAAAAACTGAGGGAAGAGCAACAACGCACAGAACATGATCAGGTACCTAGTTTCTCAACTAGAAAAGAATTGCAGGCCACctaaaaatcattattaaatgaCGCTTTTTTGGATGTAGGATATGACATTTCTCTAGTTTCTCGACTAGGATGTGATATTTTTACTTAAGCTTATTTGGTGTACTTCTACATATATACTGAAGTTCTTTGGCCCTTGTTGAACTCACTTAAAGCTATGTCTAAATCAcctcaacccatctcaaactaatcattgatgaaactcactactttttcaactttccataaaaagttaaaatcaatttcaacctacttcatacattcaaacacacatCTCAATGAGACTTACAAAACATTACAATTCACAAATCAACtcagatcatctgagatcaccttAGTATCCAAACGCAGCTAAATCATGCTTCTGCACAACTTTTGACATCAACGACAACACAATGGTTCCTTGGGATCTCTTCCAAATGCTTTTCTGAAACACATTTAAGCATTTGTTGTCGtcctttgtttgttttgctaatgTTAACCATGTTTCACCAAGTACTGTGGAACTTATCCCGTCCCTTATCCTGCACAGAATACTTCTTCAACAAGTCGTGGAGATCAAGAATCCGAAAACCAGTCTACAAGAGGGCAAAGGAGTAATGCTACACCTTCTCAATTTACGTCCATTCCATTTGGCACTACTGCCTTCCCTGCTGATTTTGCAAGCATGTTTATGAACATGGCTACAAGTGCCGCAAATGCATACCAGGGACAGAATTCTCGAGACGGGCACGAAGAAGACGGCCATGTAAATGGAGCCGATGATCCTGAAGTAAGAATAGGGGGAATATCAATTTGAATTTTGGAGAACAAATGCCTGAGGAACTAACAGGAGCTTTGAGATCTGTGATGGAGATGTTCACAGGGGCAGCATCCCAACATAATTCACAAGATACCACGGAAGGAAGACCGCCACAGAACTAAAATCTTCTTCCAGAGTGTCTTCGAACTGCAAAATTATTAGGTATTCTCAAAGTACGGATAACGTGGTATTTTTATCCTATCTCTAAAATTCATCATATGATAGAATGAAAATACAACGTCTTCGAGCTTTggaaatatctaataattactctTCAGAACTGTATAAGCAAACTCAACTCTCACGACTTTTTGCATCGTTAtgattctttttcattttctttctagtACGAAATTATGTCAAATTTGACGGACAGGCACCAACCGTTCAGATGAAAGCAgaccattatatataattgtccTCATTTTTTGATGTATATAATTCGTTCTTTTTCGGCAACCCATCATGcatgcttgcttgcttgcttgaAGGTCGTTGCGTCCTTCCACTCTTTAATTAGAGAATCAACCGCAAAATCTTTTCCACTTTGTTCTTATGTGTCGTTTTCTTGTTGGGAGTGTGGGTTCACTTCTTGGACTATTACCCGTCCCAGTCGTGTCCCCATTATAGTCATTAAGCAGCCTCTAATgcatgcctctctctctctctctaaacacGGCAAAATGCAGGAATTAGAGTACTATTCGGCTGCTGAAAAATACTACATCTTTTAGTCATGactaataatttttcaatcatttaatgttatatatatatatatatatatatatatatatatatatatcaagagaTGGTGAAATGATGATAGTACAAAAGATGATGattaacattattcttaactGATACTGTGCTGACAGACtattacttctttttttcttaatttatcaACTTGTTTTTGCAGAAGAAAAGGTATATAGGGAAACACAACGAACCAAACCATAAATAGAagataaatgttgtttttttttccttagattTTGTCATTTCTAATCACATTTTAAGTGGTTGTAtgtttaagtaatatatatatatatatatatatatatatatatatatatatatatatatatgaatccaacgagcaaatataaaatgaatagaaaaattgttGTAAAATGAAGTAACTGAAGCAAGAGAGATGATGATGTCATATGAGGTGTGACAAAACAATGTGCCTATCTCCACTTCATATTTGGTGGATGAAAGGCTTTGCTTGCTGGGTCCTCCCTCGCCCACTCTACTGATCTTTCCTACCCTCCTTACccacaaactctctctctctctcagagatACATGGTACATCCTTTTTATGCCTCCACCACTAGTGCTGTGAAGTACCATAAAAACATACTAatgttcttttatatatattttcacaagAAGTACTGCAGCACGCACGTACGATGGTGAACATATACATTTTAAAAGTCACTCCTAAAAAAGAAGTCAATTAATTTCATTTGCATTCTCAAGTTTATTAGGAATGCAACGTACAGCTTATCAAAATAGTTATTGACTGCATGAAATTAGAGCACTCATTCGTAAACTATAAGGTCATGTTTTACACTTTGCACTATGAACCTTTAAAATTGATACATTTTCACCCTCAAACTACTAGAAACAGGAAAATTAGCACTCTTCATCCTAATCTAATATAAGCAAatgagtaatatatatatatatatacacaaaaaacCTCATTGCATGGTATAatgaaacatatatattgagCAAGAGTACactaattgtaattttttatctcTGCCTGGCCTCTTGATCATCTAGCTCCCCTAAAACTCTTAACTTCTCGCACTCTTTAGGAGGGAAGAATCAGAACCCCTTCTCCCTAGCTCCCACATTCATTtatcaacatatatatgttggattttgaataaaatctgAGAACACCAAGATTTCTTGTCAAATCCATGtagaaaacataataaaagtGCGTACCTATAGCCATTGGATGGAAGAGCGCAACGGTATGATCTTCCATGTCCAATATTCACTTTCTAGTAAAAACTCATAATGATAGGATGTGTAAAGTAGAAAAAGTGAATTTGGAGTGAGGACCATAATCTTATATAATACCCAGAATTTCAGTTTTGCCCATCGTAAAACAATGGAATTATATAAGTCCTTAATGAGTTTTTATACATGAATTGTGCCCGTATCACTTTATGCTCAAGAACTAACCAAAATCACGGGCTTCAAGAGATGTGTTGGCCCAGTTATGTTACTTTATTGATTACATTTATTTGGCCTTACAAACATTAATATCCAAACTTTATATTAAGTAATTATACAATGTGAAATTTCTAATCTGTGTAGgtctattaatttaaataatgctaACAATATAtgcatttcttttcatattttcttgctTATTTTTCTCTCAACGTACCGACGCATGTTGAGTTCATCCATCGACAAGAGATCATGATGGAGGGAGAGCAGTCCTTCCCATCTTTCCTCCCTAGCAGCCGGCTTCCCTTGTCGGcccttccattttctctttagttttcctttattatattttctttgagaattTGGATCATCTACACCTGCCACGTGGACCATGCATGCATCGCCTTGTCGAGTGATGTTTCTTTTACAGATTATTTCATGTAATTCTCCCCTTCGTTTTTAGTTTTGGTCGAGTGGTATTCCCAACGACATTAATCATCAACCGGCCGGAATTACATCTTCAgaactatgtatatatatctagaGTGGCTCATCTTTTTTGTTGCATTAATATTGGATCGTGTTCTCACTATTCTCGCGCTCATATATGCTAAAATCTGATCTTGTACTGGGCTTTCAAATAATATCCAATTAAAACTCCAATATTAGGGTAACTCTtccatttatatattatatgctgcatgtgtttaatatatgtatataataatatcttagAGAATAGGCCGTCTTCTTGTGCGCGCAGTTGTTGATGACATACATGAAGTTGGGTGAAGATTCATGTCCTGTCATTTTCGTCCActccatacatacatataagatCGCTGTTCGAACCTCCGATGCGGTCCTGTACGTAGCAAATCAATGGTCCCaagactagctagctagagcaGCGTGCGCTTGTTTACACTTGGGACAAACTACCCCAAGTAAAGGACAGaaataattaaacaaacaaGTTAACCTAGCTAATTGAACATTTGCACATAAATTAATGACCATTTTCTAATCCATGAAAcatatcatttatataaatatatatataaaagcaaaaaCATTCGATATGGCTCTCTGCACTTCCTGCATTTTGTGTGTTCAGAGAAGAAGGAACAAGATATTCTCCCACCGAAGACAACGATACGACAAGTTTTCTAGCACTGTTTATGGGCCATTGTTCTCCATTTGTTTCCCACTTTGTTACACCTaacatgcatgctgcatgctcGGTATATCCAAAATAACTCACAGCTAGCTTATAAATGCTTTTTCTGAtctatacatttatatatatatctaccttTTGGCCATCCATTTCTGAAACCGGAGCACATTTCAACATTCCTATTACAGACTGTCATCTGCATTAAAAAAACAATGGAATTAAAAGAGACAGCGGGAAAAGTAAAAGGACCCCCACAAGATTTCAAAGCAAAGAAAAGCACATTTTTGAGTGATAAAGTTATATTGACTTTACCATCTCcacaatatgtatatataaatatatatatatatatatatatatgtagctttACAGTCACATTTGAGCATCAACCCACATCCATCAAATTGGTATGAGAGTGTGAAAAGAAATCGACTGTTTTCACTTCGTACAAAACCTTTAACCTGCTTTATTCCATGGTGGTCTTTCTCTTTGTCAGAGTCCTTATCCAACTCTTCCTGATCACCTTCACTCCCTCCACCTTGCTGCTCACGTGGCACACATTGCCCTTGTTGGACCTTTTCCATCTGATGAGCTGGAACAGGTGACCAATCCTCTTCCGCCACCTGAGTGAGGCACGGGGTTTCCCATGTTCTACTACAGACTTGGTGGTTGCCGTCTCCTTGGCTTCTTTGGTGAACAAGGCCGGGTGATTCCGAGATATGTTGCAGTTCTCTAGAGGGACCTTAGAAGAAAGTACTGGATTCTTCTCCCACGAGGCCGCACCGTTGTCTCCAAACTTAATTGATATAAACGAGTCTTCAAAAGCTAAATTGCGAGTGTGAAAATGGAtgccaaaacaagaaaaaatataattaaagaaCTTATacgtacaaaaacaaaatcgtttcgttcatatatatatggaaattaACTAAAAGATATACATGTTCTTTGAACCCAAATGTGGTAAATCACGACCTGAATTGCACAGATCCAAATAAGTTATACCTGCATTTCATGCTATTATTTActgtcaataaatattatatatctaggCTAAGGGATATGGGTCATGATCCGAGAGGGATCTCTCCTAGATCtcattgcatatatatatatatatatatatatgtatgtataaatcGGCAATAGAATGTTCTTGCTTGTCTTCACTACTATTTTGTCAAAAACCCTGAATTCGAAGCGCATCGATGATTTCAAATATCCTTCTTTACAAGTCTCTTGGTTTGTATTTTCAAGATTTAGCTAGCagacatgatattttttttcgaAGTTGGTTAAACTATCATGATTTCTCAAAAGTCTCTCTATATGTGAGTATATTCCTATTATTCCATAAATTTCAGACCCAAATTACTCCTAACACGCACAATGCCATTCAAATTTTCTGTTTGCCACACTATCCCTGTGCTGCTTTGCTCTGACCATAACTTTATCAGTATACAAAAAGATAAACTCGCAAATACAGACGCAAACAAAGGTGGGAAATTTTAAATCTGCTATATATAATGGTAATGGAAACTTGTGATGATCGTAAGTTAACAATAGTAGGAATGATAAGAGGATCAGTAGCAGTACTAATTATATAGCAATACCTTCTTGACTAGTGGAGGCATCGTGATCTGAGTGCTCGGATTTCCAATGCCGGAACTCGAGTCGACTGAGAAGAGAGCCTCCGAGAGCAAAGATCTTTGGAAGAGTGATGTGTGGCATTCTGTGTTTGGAGGAGCATTGTGCTGATCTACGGGTGCTGCTTCGAGCTGTAGAAGAAAGGTGGCCTTGTTTTGAGGCCAAGATTAGGAGCCTCTCATTCAGGCACAAGGGGCAGACCCCTATTTCCACTTGGTTGGGATGAAAATAGCAGATTAACGAGTTTTCTTCTCTGTAACCATTCATGTTATAGTTGAGGAAAGGTGAATAAGAAAGCACGTACAGTGGagaacacaaaaagaaaatatttgaatctAAAGGAGTGATCAGTGACTGAGTTCTGTGAATTTATATGGTGGAGATTCATTTTATAGTATACAGAAAAGTTGAACATATATGCTTATGGCCCACAAACAAATCAATAGCCCATCgtgtagtaataataataataataataataataataataataataataataataataataataataataataataataataataaaatgatatttttaatttttggtgttgcattctttaaaaaaaattaaataaatttgaaatctacaaaaaattatttttataaaaaaataaaatttaagcattttaaaactatatataccattattctaatataatatattaggtAGTAACAAAGTGTAATATTGCTTAGGTTATTTTCTTTCTGGGTAATGCTACGGAGACTGATAATAAActgatg from Juglans microcarpa x Juglans regia isolate MS1-56 chromosome 3S, Jm3101_v1.0, whole genome shotgun sequence encodes:
- the LOC121257799 gene encoding LOW QUALITY PROTEIN: small glutamine-rich tetratricopeptide repeat-containing protein (The sequence of the model RefSeq protein was modified relative to this genomic sequence to represent the inferred CDS: inserted 1 base in 1 codon) gives rise to the protein MKAIEPRAHPLHNAQSLAMASYNLNTDSPISRRIVRAFFDFLNSVEPAPGVDLEGLEVARECLTEAFKLNSSSVDDHIRPNLLVDLFHSLEANEHHEARTDTAHGTILEDARTDTADAKLSEASNSVGEVGTRKPLLSGMSKDELFGQFFAALEKINFFRTMPDGNDDPVQLEKTTRLFQDALSELERSGCQTLDIDNLAETLKSQGNRAMQSKLYSDAIELYTCAIALRENNAVYYCNRAAAYTQIHQYTEAIRDCMKSIEINPSYSKAYSRLGLAYYAQGNYSDAINKGFKKAMELDPDNDSVKENIRVAEQKLREEQQRTEHDQNTSSTSRGDQESENQSTRGQRSNATPSQFTSIPFGTTAFPADFASMFMNMATSAANAYQGQNSRDGHEEDGHVNGADDPEVRIXGNINLNFGEQMPEELTGALRSVMEMFTGAASQHNSQDTTEGRPPQN
- the LOC121257046 gene encoding uncharacterized protein LOC121257046; the encoded protein is MNGYREENSLICYFHPNQVEIGVCPLCLNERLLILASKQGHLSSTARSSTRRSAQCSSKHRMPHITLPKIFALGGSLLSRLEFRHWKSEHSDHDASTSQEAFEDSFISIKFGDNGAASWEKNPVLSSKVPLENCNISRNHPALFTKEAKETATTKSVVEHGKPRASLRWRKRIGHLFQLIRWKRSNKGNVCHVSSKVEGVKVIRKSWIRTLTKRKTTME